The Equus caballus isolate H_3958 breed thoroughbred chromosome 13, TB-T2T, whole genome shotgun sequence genome includes a window with the following:
- the SRL gene encoding sarcalumenin isoform X1 produces MRALVLLCCFVASLLLPGQAELQASTSGGTEDVGNLLENHFSAGDAASLDEKERALYAEAAPREKKLLLHSPDGREAGSSEKTAADTPGPGSDPEASLSNASASQSAPLGDPAEPGEEEVRPPGESALPPEGERGPGEEGRPDLSAGEGPAEERAGLGVSTEEAASGEADGQARGDVVPEEAEEILGVNAEQETATGTVGPEDARASPTTEEVEEAHAPETGGEGSPGPDEGPEGPDGVVDVDTEGREGPEDQGEPGHSPATETGSAQSSEVEGTQEDSPPEGQAPEMSQEDQDMASSEEEGGDHSGSEEEESEEDSGDGASSEEEGGDSEEAGEPQEAAGTPSLEDEGAQLSPEELDTGLEGDEAQDAAAEESEEGPQEEAEDVSEEAPLRDRSHIEKTLMLNEEKPTDDYPVVLQRLRKIYHSSIKPLEQSYKYNELRQHEITDGEITSKPMVLFLGPWSVGKSTMINYLLGLENTRYQLYTGAEPTTSEFTVLTHGPKLKTIEGIVMAADSARSFSPLEKFGQNFLEKLIGIEVPHKLLERVTFVDTPGIIENRKQQERGYPFNDVCQWFIDRADLIFVVFDPTKLDVGLELEMLFRQLKGRESQIRIILNKADSLATQMLMRVYGALFWSLAPLINVTEPPRVYVSSFWPYDYKPDTHRDLFLKEEISLLEDLNQVIENRLENKIAFIRQHAIRVRIHALLVDRYLQTYKDKMTFFSDGELVFKDIVEDPDKFYIFKTILAKTNVSKFDLPNREAYKDFFGINPISSFKLLSQQCSYMGGCFLEKIERAITQELPGLLGSLGLGKNPGALNCDKTGCGETPKNRYRKP; encoded by the exons AACTGCAAGCTTCCACTTCGGGTGGCACAGAAGATGTTGGCAATTTGTTGGAGAATCATTTCTCTGCTGGAGACGCAGCAAGTCTAGACGAGAAGGAAAGGGCGCTTTATGCAGAGGCGGCTCCTCGAGAGAAGAAGCTGCTCCTTCACTCCCCAGatggcagggaggctgggagctCGGAGAAGACCGCCGCTGACACCCCCGGCCCGGGCTCTGATCCCGAAGCCAGCCTCTCCAATGCCTCAGCCTCACAGTCGGCTCCCCTCGGGGACCCTGCGGAGCCTGGGGAGGAAGAAGTGCGCCCACCAGGAGAAAGTGCCCTTCCtccagaaggggagaggggccCCGGGGAAGAGGGGAGGCCAGATCTCAGTGCGGGAGAGGGCCCAGCAGAAGAGAGAGCTGGGCTTGGGGTCTCCACAGAGGAAGCTGCCAGTGGGGAGGCTGACGGACAGGCTAGGGGAGATGTGGTCCCTGAGGAAGCTGAGGAGATCCTAGGGGTCAACGCTGAGCAGGAAACAGCAACGGGAACCGTAGGGCCTGAAGATGCAAGGGCTTCTCCCACCACAGAGGAGGTCGAGGAAGCCCATGCCCCTGAGACAGGAGGCGAGGGCAGCCCAGGGCCTGATGAGGGACCTGAAGGGCCAGATGGAGTTGTGGATGTGGACAcagaaggcagggaggggcctgAGGACCAGGGGGAGCCTGGCCACAGCCCAGCCACGGAGACGGGGAGCGCACAGAGCTCCGAGGTGGAGGGCACCCAGGAAGACAGCCCTCCAGAGGGCCAGGCGCCAGAGATGTCTCAGGAGGACCAGGACATGGCCTCCTCTGAAGAAGAGGGTGGCGATCACAGCGGAAGCGAGGAAGAAGAATCTGAAGAGGACAGTGGCGATGGGGCTAGTTCAGAAGAAGAAGGGGGTGACTCTGAGGAAGCCGGGGAACCCCAGGAAGCAGCAGGAACCCCAAGCCTTGAGGACGAGGGGGCCCAGTTGAGTCCAGAGGAGTTGGATACAGGGCTCGAGGGGGACGAGGCCCAGGATGCAGCCGCAGAGGAGTCGGAGGAGGGGCCTCAGG aaGAGGCGGAGGATGTGAGTGAAGAAGCCCCACTGAGAGACCGCTCCCACATTGAGAAAACTCTGATGCTGAATGAGGAGAAGCCGACTGATGATTACCCGG TGGTACTGCAGCGACTTCGAAAGATCTACCACTCGTCCATCAAACCCCTGGAGCAGTCTTACAAGTACAACGAGCTTCGGCAGCACGAGATCACAG ATGGGGAAATTACTTCCAAGCCAATGGTGCTGTTCCTGGGACCGTGGAGCGTTGGCAAATCCACCATGATAAACTACCTCCTTGGGTTGGAAAACACTCGCTACCAGCTCTACACAG GTGCTGAGCCCACCACCTCAGAGTTCACGGTCCTCACGCACGGGCCCAAGCTGAAAACCATCGAGGGCATTGTCATGGCTGCTGACAGCGCCCGGTCCTTCTCACCCCTCGAGAAGTTTGGCCAGAATTTCCTGGAGAAGCTGATTGGCATCGAGGTTCCCCACAAACTTCTGGAGCGGGTCACTTTTGTGGATACACCAGGCATCATTGAGAACCGCAAGCAGCAAGAAAGAG GTTACCCCTTCAATGACGTGTGCCAGTGGTTCATCGACAGAGCTGACCTCATCTTTGTCGTCTTTGACCCCACCAAGCTGGATGTGGGTCTGGAGCTGGAGATGCTCTTCCGCCAGCTGAAGGGGCGGGAGTCCCAGATAAGGATCATCCTGAACAAGGCCGACAGCCTGGCCACGCAGATGCTCATGCGCGTCTATGGGGCCCTCTTCTGGAGCTTGGCCCCGCTCATCAATGTCACAGAGCCCCCAAGGGTTTACGTCAGCTCCTTCTGGCCGTACGACTACAAGCCTGACACACACCGGGACCTGTTCCTCAAGGAAGAGATCTCCCTCCTGGAAGACCTGAACCAGGTGATCGAGAACAGACTGGAGAACAAGATTGCCTTCATCCGCCAGCATGCCATCCGGGTCCGCATTCATGCCCTCTTGGTTGACCGCTATCTGCAGACTTATAAGGACAAAATGACCTTCTTCAGTGATGGAGAACTGGTCTTCAAGGACATTGTGGAAGATCCTGATAAATTCTACATCTTCAAGACCATCCTGGCAAAAACCAATGTCAGCAAATTTGACCTTCCCAACCGCGAGGCCTATAAGGACTTCTTTGGCATCAACCCCATTTCCAGTTTCAAGCTGCTGTCGCAGCAGTGCTCCTACATGGGAGGTTGCTTTCTGGAGAAGATTGAGCGGGCCATCACCCAGGAGCTCCCCGGCCTCCTGGGGAGCCTCGGGCTGGGGAAGAACCCAGGTGCTCTCAACTGTGACAAAACAGGGTGTGGCGAAACCCCGAAGAATCGCTATAGGAAGCCCTAG
- the SRL gene encoding sarcalumenin isoform X2, whose amino-acid sequence MRALVLLCCFVASLLLPGQAEEAEDVSEEAPLRDRSHIEKTLMLNEEKPTDDYPVVLQRLRKIYHSSIKPLEQSYKYNELRQHEITDGEITSKPMVLFLGPWSVGKSTMINYLLGLENTRYQLYTGAEPTTSEFTVLTHGPKLKTIEGIVMAADSARSFSPLEKFGQNFLEKLIGIEVPHKLLERVTFVDTPGIIENRKQQERGYPFNDVCQWFIDRADLIFVVFDPTKLDVGLELEMLFRQLKGRESQIRIILNKADSLATQMLMRVYGALFWSLAPLINVTEPPRVYVSSFWPYDYKPDTHRDLFLKEEISLLEDLNQVIENRLENKIAFIRQHAIRVRIHALLVDRYLQTYKDKMTFFSDGELVFKDIVEDPDKFYIFKTILAKTNVSKFDLPNREAYKDFFGINPISSFKLLSQQCSYMGGCFLEKIERAITQELPGLLGSLGLGKNPGALNCDKTGCGETPKNRYRKP is encoded by the exons aaGAGGCGGAGGATGTGAGTGAAGAAGCCCCACTGAGAGACCGCTCCCACATTGAGAAAACTCTGATGCTGAATGAGGAGAAGCCGACTGATGATTACCCGG TGGTACTGCAGCGACTTCGAAAGATCTACCACTCGTCCATCAAACCCCTGGAGCAGTCTTACAAGTACAACGAGCTTCGGCAGCACGAGATCACAG ATGGGGAAATTACTTCCAAGCCAATGGTGCTGTTCCTGGGACCGTGGAGCGTTGGCAAATCCACCATGATAAACTACCTCCTTGGGTTGGAAAACACTCGCTACCAGCTCTACACAG GTGCTGAGCCCACCACCTCAGAGTTCACGGTCCTCACGCACGGGCCCAAGCTGAAAACCATCGAGGGCATTGTCATGGCTGCTGACAGCGCCCGGTCCTTCTCACCCCTCGAGAAGTTTGGCCAGAATTTCCTGGAGAAGCTGATTGGCATCGAGGTTCCCCACAAACTTCTGGAGCGGGTCACTTTTGTGGATACACCAGGCATCATTGAGAACCGCAAGCAGCAAGAAAGAG GTTACCCCTTCAATGACGTGTGCCAGTGGTTCATCGACAGAGCTGACCTCATCTTTGTCGTCTTTGACCCCACCAAGCTGGATGTGGGTCTGGAGCTGGAGATGCTCTTCCGCCAGCTGAAGGGGCGGGAGTCCCAGATAAGGATCATCCTGAACAAGGCCGACAGCCTGGCCACGCAGATGCTCATGCGCGTCTATGGGGCCCTCTTCTGGAGCTTGGCCCCGCTCATCAATGTCACAGAGCCCCCAAGGGTTTACGTCAGCTCCTTCTGGCCGTACGACTACAAGCCTGACACACACCGGGACCTGTTCCTCAAGGAAGAGATCTCCCTCCTGGAAGACCTGAACCAGGTGATCGAGAACAGACTGGAGAACAAGATTGCCTTCATCCGCCAGCATGCCATCCGGGTCCGCATTCATGCCCTCTTGGTTGACCGCTATCTGCAGACTTATAAGGACAAAATGACCTTCTTCAGTGATGGAGAACTGGTCTTCAAGGACATTGTGGAAGATCCTGATAAATTCTACATCTTCAAGACCATCCTGGCAAAAACCAATGTCAGCAAATTTGACCTTCCCAACCGCGAGGCCTATAAGGACTTCTTTGGCATCAACCCCATTTCCAGTTTCAAGCTGCTGTCGCAGCAGTGCTCCTACATGGGAGGTTGCTTTCTGGAGAAGATTGAGCGGGCCATCACCCAGGAGCTCCCCGGCCTCCTGGGGAGCCTCGGGCTGGGGAAGAACCCAGGTGCTCTCAACTGTGACAAAACAGGGTGTGGCGAAACCCCGAAGAATCGCTATAGGAAGCCCTAG